A DNA window from Centroberyx gerrardi isolate f3 chromosome 5, fCenGer3.hap1.cur.20231027, whole genome shotgun sequence contains the following coding sequences:
- the LOC139915246 gene encoding uncharacterized protein LOC139915246 isoform X2 — MDNLRKLKPNAIPTKFTHFKKNKTLRQIVENLTKTLVHSPLPERHSVEHSYSQSSEKGPSEKEDSGDLLFNMDDDPGENILKPESFGLPLHCVFLCPLDDEDLATARCETSIEPQSKETEEQCESGGPVVQEPTPAENTNLADCEIAHLKDIIRKKDERIAMLLKAVVNERREKHKLEREKQNLIQNIEKVFNGNQLARLGRKSGRGVKWSGETMEKARQIRASCGVKGYMLLRAQNQPLPSLRCLRKMTPMKKKRLEQDAAAVGQAAVAAVDCLQATIGVDGAYVEMVTP, encoded by the exons ATGGACAACCTACGGAAGTTGAAGCCCAATGCTATACCAACCAAGTTCACCCActtcaagaaaaataagactctACGCCAGATAGTGGAGAATTTGACCAAAACGCTGGTCCACTCTCCTCTGCCAGAGAGACACAGTGTTGAACACTCCTACAGCCAGAGCTCTGAGAAGGGGCCGTCAGAAAAGGAAGACAGTG GAGACCTCCTCTTCAATATGGACGACGACCCTGGAGAGAACATACTGAAACCTGAATCCTTCGGACTCCCTCtacattgtgtttttctgtgtccaCTGGACGACGAGGATCTTGCGACGGCTCGATGTGAAACGTCAATAGAACCGCAGTCGAAAGAGACTGAAGAGCAGTGCGAGTCTGGAGGGCCTGTGGTGCAAGAGCCTACACCTGCGGAAAACACTAACTTGGCGGATTGCGAGATAGCGCATCTGAAGGACATAATCCGAAAGAAGGATGAGAGAATAGCGATGCTGCTCAAAGCTGTTGTGAATGAAAGGCGAGAGAAACACAAACTGGAGCGAGAGAAACAAAACCTCATCCAGAACATTGAGAAAGTGTTCAACGGCAATCAGCTCGCGAGACTCGGGCGAAAGAGCGGCCGGGGGGTCAAGTGGTCCGGTGAGACCATGGAGAAGGCGAGGCAAATACGGGCCTCATGTGGAGTTAAGGGATACATGCTGCTGAGGGCGCAGAATCAACCGCTGCCGTCGTTAAGATGTCTGAGAAAGATGACCCctatgaagaaaaaaagactCGAGCAGGACGCTGCAGCAGTGGGACAGGCGGCCGTGGCAGCAGTAGATTGTTTACAAGCCACCATTGGTGTAGATGGGGCCTATGTAGAGATGGTGACGCCGTAG